The Sorangiineae bacterium MSr11367 genome window below encodes:
- a CDS encoding phosphotransferase produces the protein MASSPYIPAAFEIADVSSNERHGREELPKIPLRGHYSEEARIKRLQFLRRETRTLLAALQNTSLDARHLTKNVEHLIGGVEVPVGIAGPLLFTGEEARGLVYAPIATTEGALVASATRGAKAISLSGGVSTRVHDQRMMRVPMFVLDNMGDAARFADWVIDRQQELRERVREVSRYALLVSINPVTLGKQVHVHFVYRTGDAAGQNMTTTCTWHACQWLLDQARTAGFRIRNFYVDANGSGDKKATFQSLIAGRGIRVGAECLVRRKVLQRVLKVTPEELHTFCAAAKDAALATGSVGFSINASNLIAGLFTATGQDIACVYESSLAVLQTEVTPEGLYAYVQFPSLIVGTIGGGTHLPRQNEYLQIMDCAGAGQASRLAEIIAGYCLALDLSTASAMASGEFALAHERLGRNRPVSFLTRNEIDARFFDEAQSRGRSGERIEVAHAEALAAPVTGSSILTELSSRKTNKLVGLFPYRLTPRSGQQRTIDVILKLKPSDHEVILMVNAIAGMCGPAVAKAHAEHKNRTGFAGCHLREIALYELDDPRLRKHTPRVHGTIRDDAREIHAVVLERLNDVLLMDSADDVSGWRPEHVEAALRGIAQVHAIWYRRERDLLAEPWLGPVTGVNEMVAMAPLWESLAAHACDEFAWFTHDDRARSDALIADLPTWWSELQSLPRTLVHNDFNPRNIALRREGSILCAYDWELATCLPPQHDLAELLAFVLDANADRAQVDRFVEYHRRALEQASGFAIDAASWRTGYRLCLRDLWLNRFGLYAMAHAFRHYGFLERSMHTLRHLLQLEEGRP, from the coding sequence TTGGCTAGTTCACCTTACATTCCGGCCGCTTTCGAAATCGCAGACGTCTCTTCGAACGAGCGCCATGGGCGCGAAGAACTCCCCAAGATCCCCTTGCGCGGGCACTACAGCGAGGAGGCTCGCATCAAGCGTCTGCAATTCTTGCGGCGTGAGACACGAACCTTGCTCGCGGCGCTGCAGAACACGTCGCTCGACGCACGGCACCTCACCAAGAACGTGGAACATCTCATCGGCGGCGTCGAAGTTCCGGTAGGTATCGCCGGCCCCCTCCTGTTCACCGGCGAGGAGGCGCGAGGGCTCGTTTATGCGCCCATCGCCACCACCGAAGGGGCGCTGGTGGCGTCGGCCACGCGGGGCGCGAAGGCCATTTCGCTTTCCGGCGGCGTCAGCACGCGCGTGCACGATCAGCGCATGATGCGCGTGCCGATGTTCGTCCTCGACAACATGGGCGACGCTGCACGGTTCGCGGATTGGGTGATCGATCGTCAACAGGAGCTTCGCGAACGGGTGCGAGAGGTATCGCGCTATGCGCTGCTGGTCTCCATCAACCCAGTTACACTCGGTAAGCAGGTGCATGTGCACTTCGTTTACCGAACGGGGGACGCGGCCGGCCAGAACATGACCACCACGTGCACCTGGCATGCATGCCAATGGCTCCTCGACCAAGCGCGCACGGCGGGTTTTCGCATTCGCAACTTCTACGTGGATGCCAACGGCAGCGGGGACAAAAAGGCGACGTTTCAGTCGCTCATCGCAGGGCGCGGTATCCGCGTCGGCGCGGAATGCCTCGTTCGCCGAAAGGTCCTTCAGCGCGTCCTCAAGGTCACGCCCGAGGAGCTCCACACGTTCTGCGCGGCGGCCAAAGATGCAGCCCTCGCGACAGGGAGCGTGGGGTTCAGCATCAACGCATCGAACCTGATCGCCGGGCTCTTCACGGCGACGGGGCAGGACATTGCGTGCGTCTACGAGTCGAGCCTCGCGGTGCTGCAAACCGAGGTGACGCCCGAAGGCCTGTATGCCTACGTCCAATTCCCGAGCCTCATCGTCGGCACCATCGGCGGTGGTACGCACCTGCCGCGCCAGAACGAATATCTCCAGATCATGGACTGCGCCGGGGCGGGCCAGGCATCCCGCCTCGCCGAAATCATCGCGGGGTATTGCCTCGCGCTCGACCTCTCCACGGCTTCGGCCATGGCGAGCGGTGAGTTCGCGTTGGCGCACGAGCGACTCGGGCGGAATCGGCCGGTGTCGTTCCTCACGCGAAACGAGATCGATGCGCGGTTTTTCGACGAGGCGCAGTCGCGTGGCCGCAGCGGCGAGCGCATCGAGGTGGCGCATGCAGAGGCGCTCGCTGCACCCGTCACCGGCAGCAGCATCCTCACCGAGTTGAGCTCGCGCAAGACGAACAAGCTCGTGGGGCTCTTTCCGTATCGGCTCACGCCCCGCTCCGGTCAACAGCGGACCATCGACGTGATTCTGAAGCTCAAACCTTCGGATCACGAGGTCATCTTGATGGTGAATGCCATCGCCGGCATGTGCGGGCCTGCGGTGGCGAAAGCCCACGCCGAGCACAAGAACCGCACCGGTTTCGCCGGCTGCCATCTGCGCGAGATCGCCTTGTATGAGCTCGACGACCCGCGCCTGCGCAAGCATACACCGCGCGTCCATGGCACGATCCGCGACGACGCTCGCGAGATCCACGCCGTGGTGCTCGAACGCCTGAACGACGTCCTCCTCATGGACAGCGCGGACGACGTGAGCGGATGGCGGCCAGAGCACGTCGAGGCCGCACTTCGCGGAATCGCGCAGGTGCACGCGATCTGGTACCGCCGCGAGCGGGACCTTCTCGCCGAGCCCTGGCTCGGCCCCGTCACCGGCGTCAACGAGATGGTGGCCATGGCACCGCTCTGGGAATCGCTCGCGGCGCACGCGTGCGACGAATTCGCGTGGTTCACCCACGACGACCGCGCCCGCAGCGACGCACTCATCGCGGATCTGCCCACGTGGTGGAGCGAGTTGCAATCGCTCCCGCGCACGCTGGTGCACAACGACTTCAATCCGCGCAACATCGCGTTGCGCCGCGAGGGCTCGATTCTCTGCGCCTACGACTGGGAGCTCGCCACGTGCCTCCCACCCCAGCACGATCTCGCGGAGCTCTTGGCCTTCGTGCTCGACGCGAACGCCGATCGCGCGCAGGTCGATCGCTTCGTGGAGTACCACCGGCGCGCCCTCGAGCAGGCCAGCGGCTTCGCCATCGACGCGGCGTCGTGGCGCACCGGTTATCGACTCTGCCTTCGCGATCTCTGGCTCAATCGATTCGGGCTCTATGCGATGGCCCATGCTTTTCGCCACTACGGGTTTCTCGAACGCTCGATGCACACCCTGCGGCACCTCCTCCAGCTGGAAGAAGGGCGGCCTTGA
- the asd gene encoding archaetidylserine decarboxylase (Phosphatidylserine decarboxylase is synthesized as a single chain precursor. Generation of the pyruvoyl active site from a Ser is coupled to cleavage of a Gly-Ser bond between the larger (beta) and smaller (alpha chains). It is an integral membrane protein.), with amino-acid sequence MPGPIRYIDRESQGWREEPLAFGGFLPWLYSDGVVARTTRYALTRRAATRVYGWLQERPTPVERLRAFCESLGIDAEEAAEPLSEYRSLSSFFSRRLKRDARPVVSDARVLVSPADARVFVVPVLDGERLPIKGGHFTLAELVDDPRLAARFAKGAAVVLRLAPADYHRFHFPDDGDASEVRAIEGGYDSVNHYALDRAPGILCRNHRHVTLLRSRHFGDMLIVEVGALFCGAIVQTYRAGNVTRGAEKGYFRLGGSSMVLVLPPGRVRFDDDLVAASQSGHETRVRMGTSLGRAC; translated from the coding sequence ATGCCCGGACCGATCCGGTACATCGACCGTGAGAGCCAAGGGTGGCGCGAAGAGCCGCTCGCATTCGGTGGCTTCCTCCCGTGGCTCTACAGCGACGGTGTCGTCGCGCGAACGACGCGCTACGCGCTGACCCGCCGCGCCGCGACACGGGTCTACGGCTGGCTCCAGGAACGCCCCACGCCCGTGGAGCGGCTGCGCGCGTTCTGCGAATCCTTGGGCATCGACGCCGAGGAAGCCGCCGAGCCGCTTTCGGAATACCGCAGCCTTTCGAGCTTTTTCTCACGACGCCTCAAACGGGACGCGCGCCCCGTGGTGTCCGACGCGCGCGTGCTCGTATCCCCCGCAGACGCGCGCGTGTTCGTCGTTCCGGTGCTCGACGGCGAGCGACTCCCCATCAAGGGCGGCCACTTCACCTTGGCCGAGCTCGTGGACGACCCAAGGCTTGCCGCACGCTTCGCCAAAGGCGCCGCCGTGGTTCTGCGCCTCGCGCCCGCGGACTATCACCGATTCCACTTTCCCGATGACGGCGATGCATCCGAGGTGCGGGCCATCGAGGGCGGTTACGACTCGGTCAATCACTACGCATTGGACCGCGCGCCGGGCATCCTCTGCCGCAACCACCGCCACGTCACCCTTCTTCGCTCCCGCCATTTCGGTGACATGTTGATCGTCGAGGTCGGGGCGCTCTTCTGCGGCGCCATCGTGCAAACGTACCGCGCCGGAAACGTCACCCGTGGCGCAGAAAAAGGCTATTTCCGTCTGGGCGGCTCGAGCATGGTGCTCGTGCTGCCGCCGGGGCGCGTGCGCTTCGACGACGATCTCGTGGCGGCCAGCCAAAGCGGCCATGAGACGCGCGTCCGAATGGGTACCTCCTTGGGTCGCGCATGTTGA
- a CDS encoding CDP-alcohol phosphatidyltransferase family protein, whose protein sequence is MLSLSIGPACWVTLAGGVFSSIGALLLLEVLAASLTPHWFFLGLTFMFLGLLMDALDGVVARRFHLESDLGKVLDSLCDVVTYLVAPALALRVLGLQGLAGGAAMTIMVVAGILRLANFAVIGNVKGTAGPAYLGMPCFYSHFVLAGLVLLHGWLAPGAFRLLAAAAISIMSVLFISRIRFPKIVRLRVIFSLAGSFLASSLLLFVVERSP, encoded by the coding sequence ATGTTGAGCCTATCCATCGGCCCGGCATGCTGGGTCACCTTGGCCGGCGGCGTCTTCTCGTCCATCGGCGCGCTGCTGCTCCTGGAGGTCCTCGCGGCCTCCCTGACGCCGCATTGGTTCTTTTTGGGCCTCACGTTCATGTTCCTGGGGTTGCTCATGGACGCGCTCGACGGCGTCGTGGCACGGCGATTCCACCTCGAGAGCGATCTCGGGAAGGTGCTCGACAGCCTGTGCGACGTCGTCACGTACCTCGTGGCGCCGGCGCTCGCCCTTCGCGTGCTCGGCCTCCAGGGACTGGCCGGCGGTGCGGCAATGACCATCATGGTCGTTGCCGGTATCCTTCGTCTGGCGAACTTCGCCGTGATCGGGAATGTGAAGGGGACGGCCGGCCCGGCCTACTTGGGTATGCCCTGCTTCTATTCGCACTTCGTGCTGGCAGGCCTCGTTCTGCTCCATGGGTGGCTCGCCCCCGGCGCATTTCGCCTGCTCGCAGCGGCCGCCATCTCGATCATGAGCGTGCTGTTCATCAGCCGGATTCGCTTTCCGAAGATCGTCCGCCTGCGTGTCATCTTTTCATTGGCCGGCTCGTTCCTGGCCTCCTCGCTGTTGCTGTTCGTCGTCGAACGGAGCCCATGA
- a CDS encoding CDP-archaeol synthase yields MTMLLLRILWLLAPLIAAGVLQVIVLRARLFPWLAWPIDRGLRVRGTRLFGDHKTFRGFVVMIGGTALFFGLQVLASHQSATLCDLGFVDYRQTTWWLDGGIYGAGYVLGELPNSFLKRQLAIAEGAKGSGALGSAFLVLDQVDGVFGILVSMCAFYVPTLLIAGLAFGVLTIVHVVIFNVVLVMIGVKSRVF; encoded by the coding sequence ATGACGATGCTTCTCCTTCGGATTCTCTGGCTGCTCGCGCCGCTCATCGCCGCCGGCGTTCTGCAAGTCATCGTCCTTCGCGCCCGGCTCTTCCCGTGGCTGGCGTGGCCCATCGATCGCGGCCTTCGGGTGCGAGGAACGAGGCTGTTCGGCGACCACAAGACCTTTCGCGGGTTCGTCGTCATGATCGGCGGCACGGCGCTTTTCTTCGGGCTTCAAGTGCTCGCCTCCCATCAATCGGCCACTCTGTGCGATCTCGGCTTCGTCGATTACCGGCAGACGACGTGGTGGCTCGACGGCGGCATCTACGGCGCGGGCTACGTCCTGGGGGAGCTGCCCAATAGCTTTTTGAAGCGGCAATTGGCCATTGCCGAGGGGGCCAAAGGGAGTGGCGCTCTCGGAAGCGCCTTCTTGGTCCTCGATCAAGTGGACGGCGTATTCGGCATTCTCGTCTCCATGTGCGCCTTTTACGTGCCGACGCTTCTGATCGCCGGCCTCGCCTTCGGCGTGCTCACCATCGTGCACGTGGTCATCTTCAATGTGGTCCTGGTGATGATCGGCGTAAAGAGCCGCGTGTTCTAA
- a CDS encoding cation:proton antiporter, translating to MPDRQLGAFTLALLLIIGGAHGLGYLFARWRQPRVIGEILAGILLGPSVFGRIAPSASALLFGEDKTSPARIVLGFLYSLGLLLLLFASGSEVRNVLGSRETRRQTWWLLGIGTSLPFAITLALGPCLPLDPLMGAAHQRTSLLLVLAIAVAVTSIPVISKIFADLGILESRFAGLILGMAMLEDILLWGVLGVATSLAAVRTAGVDPMVSVTRHLVLSTLYIGLGLTLAPKWLAKWGRSQRNVLAVGSPMAWIVVVIFAYTAAAAAAGVNVVFGAFLAGFGILGGFKGTERARFAEPVAALGKVSFGAFVPVYFAIVGYRLDLTRTFSLAMLVTFLVGSSAIRLLSMGLAARLARLRGLDIANVAITANARGGPGIVLASVAFDAGIISPAFFTTLVLTAILTSQATGFWLELVLRKGLPLLSSAPSAGEAPAPAE from the coding sequence ATGCCCGATCGTCAGCTTGGAGCGTTCACCCTTGCCTTGCTTCTCATCATCGGGGGCGCCCACGGCCTGGGCTACCTCTTTGCGCGATGGCGGCAGCCGCGGGTCATTGGCGAAATCCTAGCCGGCATTCTCCTCGGGCCATCGGTTTTCGGCCGCATCGCACCGTCGGCGTCCGCGCTGCTCTTCGGTGAGGACAAAACCAGCCCGGCGCGCATCGTGCTCGGATTCCTCTATTCGCTCGGGCTGCTGCTTCTTCTTTTCGCGTCCGGCTCGGAAGTTCGAAATGTTCTGGGCAGTCGCGAAACCCGACGTCAGACCTGGTGGCTTTTGGGCATTGGCACGTCGCTGCCGTTTGCGATCACCCTCGCGCTCGGGCCCTGCCTTCCCTTGGATCCCTTGATGGGCGCCGCCCATCAGCGCACGTCCCTGCTTCTCGTGCTCGCCATTGCGGTGGCGGTCACGTCGATCCCGGTCATCAGCAAGATCTTCGCCGATTTGGGGATTCTCGAATCCCGGTTCGCGGGTCTGATTCTCGGCATGGCGATGCTCGAGGACATCCTGCTCTGGGGCGTCCTCGGCGTGGCCACCTCGCTGGCGGCGGTTCGCACGGCGGGTGTCGATCCGATGGTGAGCGTCACGCGTCATCTCGTGCTTTCGACGCTGTACATTGGCCTGGGGCTCACACTCGCGCCGAAGTGGCTCGCCAAATGGGGCCGATCACAGCGCAATGTTCTCGCCGTGGGATCGCCGATGGCGTGGATCGTCGTGGTCATCTTCGCGTACACCGCGGCGGCGGCGGCGGCCGGCGTCAATGTCGTGTTCGGCGCATTTTTGGCAGGCTTCGGCATCCTGGGCGGCTTCAAAGGGACGGAGCGCGCGCGTTTCGCCGAACCGGTCGCCGCCCTGGGGAAGGTCTCCTTCGGCGCCTTCGTCCCCGTGTACTTTGCCATCGTGGGATATCGCCTGGATCTTACCAGGACGTTCTCACTCGCCATGCTCGTGACCTTCCTGGTCGGCTCGAGCGCGATTCGCCTTCTTTCCATGGGCCTGGCCGCACGATTGGCCCGACTCCGCGGTCTCGACATCGCCAACGTGGCCATCACCGCCAACGCGCGGGGCGGACCGGGCATCGTGCTGGCGAGCGTCGCCTTCGACGCGGGCATCATCAGCCCCGCGTTCTTCACCACCCTGGTGCTCACCGCCATTCTCACCTCCCAGGCAACCGGGTTCTGGCTCGAGCTCGTCCTTCGCAAAGGCCTGCCGCTCCTCTCCAGCGCACCGTCGGCCGGGGAGGCGCCCGCACCCGCGGAATGA
- a CDS encoding LysR family transcriptional regulator encodes MRGIEFTELNAFAAVASQGNFTRAAAHLRVSAPALSQTVRRLEERLGVRLLNRTTRSVSPTQAGARLLAKLHPVFEDLHAAVADVKTFRERPAGVVRINAARVAVFGFLAPLVGRFSRKHPDIVLDIASDDALTDIVEGRFDVGVRLGEKVDKDMVAVKLSGPLSTMVVASPDYLARHGTPKTPYELHRHRCINLRFTPNGNVYRWEFARGKKSLDVAVEGPLIVDDADILLRAVRDGVGIGYGIDEKMRRAVERGRITRILEAWSPSFPGFYLYYPSRRQTPPALRAFIDFVREQAPP; translated from the coding sequence ATGCGCGGAATCGAATTCACCGAGTTGAACGCCTTTGCGGCCGTCGCATCCCAGGGAAACTTCACGCGCGCCGCCGCACATTTGCGCGTCTCGGCGCCCGCGCTCAGTCAGACGGTGCGCAGGCTCGAGGAGCGCCTCGGGGTGCGCCTGTTGAACCGGACCACCCGCAGCGTCTCTCCCACGCAGGCGGGGGCGCGTCTACTGGCGAAGCTCCATCCCGTTTTCGAGGACTTGCACGCCGCCGTGGCGGACGTGAAGACGTTTCGCGAGCGCCCCGCAGGGGTCGTGCGCATCAATGCGGCGCGTGTGGCCGTCTTCGGCTTCCTCGCGCCCCTGGTCGGGCGCTTCTCGCGCAAGCACCCGGACATCGTGCTCGACATCGCGAGCGACGATGCACTGACCGACATCGTCGAGGGGCGATTCGACGTGGGCGTTCGCCTGGGCGAGAAGGTCGACAAGGACATGGTCGCCGTCAAGTTGAGCGGCCCGCTCTCCACCATGGTGGTCGCCTCGCCGGACTACCTCGCGCGCCACGGAACCCCGAAGACGCCGTACGAACTGCACCGCCATCGCTGCATCAACCTGCGCTTCACCCCCAATGGGAACGTGTACCGCTGGGAATTCGCGCGCGGCAAGAAAAGCCTCGATGTCGCGGTGGAGGGGCCGCTCATCGTCGACGATGCCGACATTTTGCTGCGCGCGGTGCGCGATGGCGTCGGGATTGGCTACGGCATCGACGAAAAGATGCGCCGCGCCGTGGAGCGTGGCCGCATCACGCGCATTTTGGAAGCATGGTCGCCGTCGTTTCCCGGCTTCTACCTCTATTATCCGAGCCGAAGGCAAACGCCGCCGGCGCTTCGCGCATTCATCGACTTCGTGCGCGAGCAGGCGCCGCCGTGA
- a CDS encoding xanthine dehydrogenase family protein molybdopterin-binding subunit, which yields MSVSRRGFLQAAGLVLHFHVSEVARAAIAKPPPAPLAPPNAFLRIGTDDTVTVVLAHSEMGQGIWTGLAMLIAEELDCDWSKVRSEHAPALPSVYGEENVQATGGSSSTIGQFDRYRTVGATAKDMLVRAAAARWKVAPAACKVARGIISHGTRSLTFGELAEEAMKLKPPASVKLKDPASWRLIGTPVRRLDSPEKVTGRAVFSIDVALPGLRTALIARPPAFGAKLVSFDPAAALAVSGVEKVVAIPNGVAVVAKHFWAAKLGRDALAITWSPPEGGGVDSRTLLENFRTLAQKPGAVVVEAGKLEPAFAAAAHRLEAYYEVPYLAHAPMEPLNCVVNIDGGYCEIWAGTQFPSNDQRLAASILGITVDKVRVHTTFLGGSFGRRFNDTSDFVTEAVHVAKAAGVPVKTIWTREDDIRGGYYRPAHVHRIRVGVDAKGRPVAWDQTIVGQSIGRGTQFESEIIQNGVDRASVHGIKSSPYLEVVPSKRVSLHLPQTPVTVLWWRSVGHTHTAFAEECMVDELAHATGRDPLAYRLELLEKRPRFSAVLALAADKAGWKTAPPAGRARGLAVREAFGSVVAQVAEVSVENGRIRVHEVTCAVDCGIAVNPLAVEAQVQSAIAFGLTAALHGKLTLVGGQVQESNFHDYPPLRMFEMPKIAVHILRSDAPMGGIGEPATPPIAPAVANAVFALTQQRLRTLPLRLA from the coding sequence ATGAGCGTTTCGCGCCGGGGCTTCTTGCAGGCGGCGGGGCTCGTGCTGCACTTCCACGTGTCCGAGGTCGCGCGTGCGGCCATCGCGAAGCCGCCGCCCGCGCCGTTGGCGCCGCCGAATGCGTTTCTCCGCATCGGGACCGACGATACGGTGACCGTGGTGCTGGCCCATTCCGAAATGGGGCAGGGCATCTGGACCGGGCTCGCGATGCTCATTGCCGAGGAGCTGGATTGCGATTGGTCCAAGGTGCGCTCGGAGCACGCGCCCGCCCTGCCTTCCGTCTACGGCGAGGAGAACGTGCAGGCGACGGGGGGCTCGTCGAGCACCATCGGTCAATTCGATCGGTACCGCACGGTGGGGGCGACGGCCAAAGACATGCTCGTGCGTGCGGCCGCGGCCCGATGGAAGGTCGCGCCCGCGGCGTGCAAGGTCGCCCGCGGGATCATCTCGCACGGGACGCGTTCGCTGACGTTCGGCGAGCTGGCAGAGGAGGCCATGAAGCTGAAGCCCCCCGCATCGGTGAAGCTGAAGGATCCGGCGTCGTGGCGACTCATCGGCACCCCGGTGCGGCGGCTCGATTCCCCGGAGAAGGTCACGGGCCGCGCGGTCTTCTCCATCGACGTTGCGCTCCCGGGCCTGCGCACGGCGCTGATTGCGCGGCCGCCGGCTTTCGGGGCGAAACTCGTGTCCTTCGACCCGGCGGCCGCGCTCGCGGTGTCCGGTGTCGAGAAGGTGGTCGCCATTCCCAATGGCGTGGCCGTCGTGGCGAAGCACTTCTGGGCGGCAAAGCTCGGGCGGGACGCGCTGGCGATCACGTGGAGCCCGCCCGAAGGCGGCGGCGTCGACTCGCGCACCTTGCTCGAGAACTTTCGCACCTTGGCGCAAAAGCCCGGCGCGGTGGTCGTCGAGGCGGGCAAGCTCGAGCCGGCATTCGCTGCGGCGGCCCATCGCCTCGAGGCGTATTACGAAGTTCCGTACCTCGCCCATGCGCCGATGGAGCCACTCAACTGCGTAGTGAACATCGACGGCGGGTATTGCGAAATATGGGCCGGCACGCAATTTCCGAGCAACGATCAGCGGCTCGCCGCGAGCATCCTTGGCATCACCGTCGACAAGGTCCGCGTCCATACGACGTTTCTCGGAGGCAGCTTCGGGCGGCGCTTCAACGATACCTCGGACTTCGTGACCGAGGCCGTACATGTTGCCAAGGCAGCGGGTGTGCCCGTCAAAACGATTTGGACGCGCGAGGACGACATTCGAGGCGGCTATTACCGGCCGGCGCACGTGCATCGCATTCGTGTCGGCGTGGATGCCAAGGGCAGGCCGGTGGCCTGGGACCAGACCATCGTGGGGCAATCGATCGGCCGTGGCACGCAGTTCGAATCGGAGATAATTCAGAATGGCGTCGACCGAGCGTCGGTGCACGGAATCAAATCGTCCCCGTACCTCGAGGTCGTGCCCTCGAAGCGTGTGTCGCTGCATCTGCCGCAGACGCCCGTGACCGTGTTGTGGTGGCGCTCCGTGGGGCATACGCATACGGCCTTTGCCGAGGAGTGCATGGTGGACGAGCTGGCGCACGCCACGGGGCGCGATCCGCTCGCGTACCGGCTCGAGCTCCTCGAGAAGCGGCCGCGGTTTTCGGCGGTGCTCGCGCTCGCCGCCGACAAGGCCGGTTGGAAGACGGCGCCGCCTGCGGGGCGTGCGCGCGGGCTCGCCGTGCGCGAGGCGTTTGGCTCCGTGGTGGCGCAGGTGGCGGAGGTCTCCGTCGAGAATGGGCGCATCCGCGTTCACGAGGTCACCTGCGCGGTGGACTGCGGCATCGCGGTCAATCCGCTCGCCGTCGAGGCGCAGGTGCAGTCGGCCATCGCGTTCGGGCTGACGGCGGCGCTCCACGGGAAGCTCACGCTCGTCGGAGGGCAGGTGCAGGAGAGCAATTTTCACGATTACCCACCGCTGCGGATGTTCGAGATGCCCAAGATTGCGGTTCACATTCTGCGAAGCGACGCGCCCATGGGCGGCATCGGCGAGCCGGCCACCCCGCCGATTGCCCCCGCCGTGGCCAATGCGGTTTTCGCCTTGACCCAACAGCGCCTGCGCACCCTGCCGCTCCGCCTTGCTTGA
- a CDS encoding (2Fe-2S)-binding protein, whose product MKLDINGILREIDAPPDMPLLWVLRDLAGLPGTKFGCGMAVCGACTVHLDGRPVRACILPVSAVGGRKVTTIEGISSDASHPVQRAWVEADVVQCGYCQSGQIMTAVALLERKPNPSDADIDAAMSGNVCRCGTYVRVREAIHLASRLVRQGRR is encoded by the coding sequence ATGAAGCTCGACATCAATGGGATCCTTCGGGAGATTGACGCGCCGCCGGATATGCCGCTGTTATGGGTCTTGCGCGATCTGGCGGGGCTGCCCGGCACGAAGTTCGGGTGCGGCATGGCCGTTTGTGGTGCGTGCACCGTTCATCTCGATGGGCGGCCGGTGCGCGCGTGCATCCTGCCCGTTTCGGCGGTGGGCGGGCGCAAGGTCACCACCATCGAGGGCATCTCGAGCGATGCCTCGCATCCGGTGCAGCGCGCATGGGTCGAGGCCGACGTCGTGCAATGCGGCTATTGCCAATCTGGTCAGATCATGACCGCCGTGGCGCTGCTCGAGCGAAAGCCCAATCCCAGCGATGCGGACATCGATGCCGCGATGTCGGGAAACGTTTGCCGCTGCGGCACCTACGTGCGCGTGCGCGAGGCGATTCATCTCGCGTCGAGGCTCGTGAGGCAAGGCCGCCGATGA